One genomic segment of Deinococcus seoulensis includes these proteins:
- a CDS encoding HNH endonuclease signature motif containing protein has translation MAKQYARTTDKATGRPIRLHRMVAQECLGRPLLPGEVVHHRDGNSLNNAPENLLVLPSQRYHAHLECCLRRERRGQPMLFPELLEGATTLYSGSLFENIYLGR, from the coding sequence ATGGCGAAGCAGTACGCGCGGACAACGGATAAGGCCACCGGCCGCCCCATCCGGCTGCACCGGATGGTGGCCCAGGAATGCCTCGGTCGTCCACTGCTTCCAGGGGAGGTGGTTCATCACCGGGATGGCAACTCCTTGAACAACGCCCCGGAAAATCTTCTGGTACTTCCCAGCCAGCGGTACCACGCACACCTGGAATGCTGCCTGCGGCGTGAGCGGCGCGGCCAGCCGATGCTCTTCCCAGAACTCCTTGAGGGTGCGACCACGCTGTACTCCGGCAGTCTCTTTGAGAATATCTATCTAGGTAGATAG